Below is a genomic region from Raphanus sativus cultivar WK10039 chromosome 4, ASM80110v3, whole genome shotgun sequence.
AGACATGGTGTGTTATTTATGCCTTACTTCTATTAGAAGGATCAAGATTATAAAATAGTTAGATAAAAGAGAGGAAACAAATGGTCTTGAACACATTTTGGTAAATTACAAGGCagaattttcatatatatatatatactaacataATTTATGAAATCTAAATAGACATGCACAGCAAACATTAGCTTAGCTTAGACTAAATGAGAATCAGCAAGTTTCTGAACCTTTTGAAGCAATCTTCAACTGTCTTCTTCTGCAGAATCAAATAGTTCCACATAAGAACAAATATTTTGGAGCAAGAAGTGGGGGAGGAGTGTTATCTAGTAGCATACCATTAATAGCTCCCATGTTGTCATCTTCTTTATAGACACCCAAAGGAGAGCCATGTACAGAAAGCATTATCTCTCCAGGTTTTGGTTGCCTCCGAGTCTTTGGTGTCATTCCAAAAGAGAGCCTCTGCCCATTTACCTAAGAAACAATTTAACAAGGTATCATTATAAAGTCTCTGCTCGTCTGCGGAAAATCCAAATTACTGAAACAAACGTCACTCATTCTAGAACAGAGACTATGAATGATAAGTTTCTAAACCATAAACTGGTTCCTTTCTCTCTGGATCAGAAGCACAAACAAAGAACCCAAGGAAAAAAACATTCCAAAGAAGCTACACAAGAGGTGAATGAATTTTAGGGAACCATTTCAAAATACTTACCACGGGAGTCCGAAGAGCATCATGGCTTGCAAGCATTTGATTTGCAGATGTCCCCTGAAAGAACAAACAACAAGGGGACAATTTAGTAAACTATTGTTTTCTACCAATTCTCTTGAAGTAACTTTGCATAATTCTGGATGAGTTGAAAACAAAAACCATATTATAATTTAGTGTTACATAACATTTATTAAAGCCTGCAAATAGTAAATTTACTAGAGATTTTCTACAAAAGGAAAGGAGATTAGAATATGTATGTGAAGCTCATCGATATGAAACCCTTTGAACTTACAAGCAAGCCAGGCCCAGCCAGCTCCGAATTGAGTGGCAGCAGCAGCATTGAAATCATCATAGAATTTCTCATAAGAAGTGAAATCTCTTTCAAGCAGAGCCAGAAGCTCTCCTGATGGTTTTCCACCACCACCTGGTTTCATTGATTCCCAGAAGAACTCGTGGTTCCATGCCTACATCGTTGACTCAGCTAAACAGTCATACACCCTTTTAAAAGCTCAAATCAAAATGGATTTCTATAATTCGTACCTGAGCAGCGTTGTTGAAGGCAGGGAGGAGGTCGCCGTTGTTGTAAGTGTTGAGGATGATGTGGTCTAAGGTCTTGCCTTCGAGCTCGGATCCAAGAACCTGTTTTTTGAGGTTGTCCACGTAAGCCCTGTGATGCTTTCCCCAGTGAAACTCTAGAGTTTGTCTGCTCATATGCGGCTCCAGAGCATCCTTTCAAATGTTATATTAAACAACATGTCATCAAATCACTCTCGCTTATACACTTCAAACTTTTCCAATAAGTTCTCTAAGGAAAGAACACagataacaatttttttggtcCCCAAGTTTCTACAATATTCGAACAGTACTTGTAAGTATGCATATTAATTGTTCCCGTCCCTTTAATTTCTGCTATTAACTGTCCCGAAATCCGACACGAACACCCCTACTTGACCGTTCACACcatgaataaataaaatcataccAGAGAGTATGGAGGTGGCTTGAGGACGTAGTCAGCGGTTACAGCACTTGAAGCAGCCATTTCTTTTGTAGTAGAATCTGCACATTTCAGACAACATCGCATCGAGAGATGGTCATAAACGAACCAACATCCTTACAAACAGACATAAAAATATAGATAGATCGATATACAAAAGTAAACTCAATAAGAGATGAGCAAAACTTGAACGACTCGCTATGGAGATGCCTAGTGAAGCTAGTGGTGGTATCCAAGAAATAAAGAATCGACGACATCATAGAGCAACACACAAACATAGGGATGGGACCGAACCGAAGTTCCACAGGAAGAGCGGGAAGGAGAAGTAGAAAGCTCGCAATCCGAGAGACCAGAAGTAGCTAACTCTGTTCAGGTTTCTAGAAACGTACGCACAGTGCTCCCTCTTCCCTCTCGAGACAGGAACCGTGATGAGGAAACTCACATGAGCGTTGCAGAGAAAGACCATGAGGAAACAGACGAGGATCGCAAAAAATTAGTCGTAAAGTTTTATGTAATATAAGCaaataaggaaagaaagcaaataattaaatgatccgtttttcttaaaagcgctcacagagtgacacgtggaatGAAGCTTTCTCATGCATTTtcaccaaaatcgtttaaggaaagccttaaaaatgcttctcctttaatatataggggatatattTTActctttgataatatatatatatatatatatatatatatatattactccaaaataacacataaaagagtagtataaaaataaaattatttaatattaaaaaaataaagaatttattCATAACTGAGGCATGAAGAAAAGCAAccaattaataaatgaattaagatattttaaaacagTTATCTGACTAGtttatgtatattttctttatgaaaatacaataagataaaaCAGTGGGCGCATGTAAACCCAATCTTTTCTTCCTAATTTTCCCTAGTTAATATTAAAGTTTATGAtgtatgataatttatttatttttttatttacgtAGATGCTTTGTCCGCACTTACGTGTTTAACAAAAAATTGTCAATTGATATACTATCAAttcaaaagttattaaaaaataatttaatgctTTTGAAatcttaataattaattaaatattaattttatatctaataaaatatatttaataaaatatatttattatttaaaatatatttgaaaacattcatatatacataaaactaaatacagtgatttatattcattttaaaaatattgtgatgtaaaatatttttagataatataataaagaaaattttagataatgatgcttataaaattaatgaattgttttttaatttacaggtaattatatattaacaaatctaatctaattatttactaaggataataaagattttaaaagcTCTAACTTTTAATTTAAGAGGGAAAAAATCACTACGCaaataatagtttaaatatcttttaatttttgcCAATTCTTTCAGAAATTATCACTATGAATGATTTTGATTGTCCccaaaatattataactttGTGACGTCTTCTCAGTTTATTTTTTGGTATAGTCTTCTCATGTATTTAAtcttaaatacaatttataaaaaatatttagtggAAAATAAAgtgaaatcatgtaattataaacaattatataatgatgtaaattaacattttctaaaactatatttttttcaacataGATTAGTGAAATTAGATTCTAATTCATGATTGCCCTTAGTTTCGGGATTTggcaacatatgttgtagtattgtttgtatttttttaggataatattttagaatcttagaaaaa
It encodes:
- the LOC130510475 gene encoding superoxide dismutase [Fe] 1, chloroplastic-like, which codes for MAASSAVTADYVLKPPPYSLDALEPHMSRQTLEFHWGKHHRAYVDNLKKQVLGSELEGKTLDHIILNTYNNGDLLPAFNNAAQAWNHEFFWESMKPGGGGKPSGELLALLERDFTSYEKFYDDFNAAAATQFGAGWAWLAWDICKSNACKP